From the genome of Anoplopoma fimbria isolate UVic2021 breed Golden Eagle Sablefish chromosome 1, Afim_UVic_2022, whole genome shotgun sequence, one region includes:
- the cdk16 gene encoding cyclin-dependent kinase 16 isoform X1, whose product MFVLFSFYSFFSSLHHLFIIPPSPLHHPSITSSSSFHHLFIIPPSPLHHPSITSSPLHHPSITSSSSRHHLSIIPPSPHHPSITSPSPLHHPSITSSSSLHHLSITSSSSLHYLFIIPPSPLHHPSITSSSSLHHLFIIPPSPLHHPSITSPSPLHLPSITSLSSLHHLFIIPPSPHHHHVSEVVSLRGSSGVLKVRGSSSSVRLLQSYSSSLRKPGGLGRSLSSYLNHTARLEIVHEDVKISSDRESDPASSSDNVLSPVRVRLRNKKIATEDINKRLSLPADIRLPDGYLEKFNLIGPALFEEPISRRLRRVSLSEIGFGKLETYIKLDKLGEGTYATVYKGRSKLTENLVALKEIRLEHEEGAPCTAIREVSLLKDLKHANIVTLHDIIHTQKSLTLVFEYLDKDLKQYLDDCGNIINVHNVKLFLFQLLRGLSYCHRRKVLHRDLKPQNLLINERGELKLADFGELNGLARAKSIPTKTYSNEVVTLWYRPPDILLGSTNYSTHIDMWGVGCIFYEMMTGRPLFPGSTVEEELHFIFKLLGTPTEQSWSGISSNDQFVAQNYPLYRAERLSNHTPRLSSEGVELLSKFLQFEGKKRISAAESMNHRYFSNLGNRVMTLLDTMSIFSLPEIQLEKETIRPTLTSDADIYRSMTMSSTIHRGRSCDMTVSSRTTVALCDKSGKEAWSATLTSWWRRGLIF is encoded by the exons atgtttgttttgttttctttttactcctttttttcatccctccatcacctCTTCATCATCCCTCCATCACCTCTTCATCATCCTTCCATCACCTCTTCATCATCCTTCCATCACCTCTTCATCATCCCTCCATCACCTCTTCATCATCCCTCCATCACCTCATCACCTCTTCATCATCCTTCCATCACCTCTTCATCATCCCGCCATCACCTCTCCATCATCCCTCCATCACCTCATCATCCCTCCATCACCTCTCCATCACCTCTTCATCATCCTTCCATCACCTCTTCATCATCCCTCCATCACCTCTCCATCACCTCTTCATCTTCCCTCCATTACCTCTTTATCATCCCTCCATCACCTCTTCATCATCCCTCCATCACCTCTTCATCATCCCTCCATCACCTCTTCATCATCCCTCCATCACCTCTTCATCATCCCTCCATCACCTCTCCATCACCTCTTCATCTTCCCTCCATTACCTCTTTATCATCCCTCCATCACCTCTTCATCATCCCTCCATCACCACATCATCACCATGTTTCAGAGGTGGTGTCTCTTCGTGGTTCTTCTGGAGTTTTGAAGGTTCGAGGTTCGTCTTCTTCAGTTCGTCTTCTTCAGTCCTACAGCAGCTCCCTACGGAAACCTGGAGGCCTCGGACGAAGTCTGAGCTCCTACCTGAACCACACAGCTCGACTGG AGATCGTCCATGAGGATGTAAAGATAAGTTCAGATAGAGAAAGTGATCCGGCTTCTTCTTCAGACAACGTTCTGAGTCCAGTGAGAGTGAGACTGAGAAACAAGAAGATCGCAACTGAG gaCATTAACAAACGTCTCTCATTACCGGCCGACATTCGTCTTCCAGACGGTTACCTGGAGAAGTTTAATCTGATTGGTCCAGCTCTGTTTGAGGAGCCAATCAGCAGACGACTACGTAGAGTGTCCCTG TCAGAGATTGGTTTTGGGAAACTGGAGACGTACATCAAACTGGACAAACTGGGAGAG GGGACTTACGCTACAGTGTATAAAGGTCGCAGTAAACTGACCGAGAACCTTGTGGCCTTGAAGGAGATTCGATTGGAACATGAAGAAGGAGCTCCATGTACTGCTATCAGAGAAG TGTCTCTGTTGAAGGATCTGAAACACGCAAACATCGTCACGCTTCACGACATCATCCACACACAGAAGTCCCTCACACTGGTGTTTGAGTATctg GACAAAGATCTGAAACAGTACCTGGACGACTGTGGAAACATCATCAATGTTCACAACGTCAAA CTCTTCCTGTTCCAGCTGTTGAGAGGTTTGTCGTACTGTCATCGGAGGAAGGTTCTCCACAGAGACCTGAAACCACAAAACCTGCTGATCAACGAGCGAGGAGAGCTCAAACTGGCAGACTTTGGTGagttaaatg gtctAGCACGAGCAAAATCAATCCCAACAAAGACGTACTCTAATGAGGTGGTGACGCTGTGGTACCGACCGCCGGACATCCTGTTGGGCAGCACTAACTACTCCACTCATATCGACATGTG gGGTGTTGGTTGTATCTTCTATGAGATGATGACAGGTCGACCTCTGTTTCCTGGTTCcacagtggaggaggagcttcACTTCATCTTCAAACTCCTGG GTACTCCCACAGAGCAGAGCTGGTCTGGGATCAGTTCTAATGACCAATTTGTGGCGCAAAACTATCCTCTCTACCGAGCTGAGAGACTGAGTAACCACACTCCCAG GCTCAGCAGTGAAGGAGTGGAGCTGTTGTCAAAGTTCCTGCAG TTTGAAGGGAAGAAGAGGATCTCAGCAGCCGAGTCAATGAATCATCGTTATTTCAGTAACCTTGGAAACAGAGTCATGACGCTTCTCGACA CAATGTCCATTTTCAGTCTGCCAGAGATTCAACTCGAAAAAGAAACAATCAGACCAACACTCACCTCTGATGCAG ATATCTACAGATCGATGACAATGAGCAGCACCATCCATAgaggaagatcatgtgatatgacTGTAAGCTCCAGAACAACAGTCGCTTTATG TGACAAGTCCGGCAAAGAGGCGTGGTCTGCTACTCTGACATCATGGTGGAGGCGTGGTCTGATCTTCTGA
- the cdk16 gene encoding cyclin-dependent kinase 16 isoform X5, with amino-acid sequence MERMRKIKRQLSFTLGRGGDGTLSDTINQEVTSHSDSEVVSLRGSSGVLKVRGSSSSVRLLQSYSSSLRKPGGLGRSLSSYLNHTARLEIVHEDVKISSDRESDPASSSDNVLSPVRVRLRNKKIATEDINKRLSLPADIRLPDGYLEKFNLIGPALFEEPISRRLRRVSLSEIGFGKLETYIKLDKLGEGTYATVYKGRSKLTENLVALKEIRLEHEEGAPCTAIREVSLLKDLKHANIVTLHDIIHTQKSLTLVFEYLDKDLKQYLDDCGNIINVHNVKLFLFQLLRGLSYCHRRKVLHRDLKPQNLLINERGELKLADFGELNGLARAKSIPTKTYSNEVVTLWYRPPDILLGSTNYSTHIDMWGVGCIFYEMMTGRPLFPGSTVEEELHFIFKLLGTPTEQSWSGISSNDQFVAQNYPLYRAERLSNHTPRLSSEGVELLSKFLQFEGKKRISAAESMNHRYFSNLGNRVMTLLDTMSIFSLPEIQLEKETIRPTLTSDADIYRSMTMSSTIHRGRSCDMTVSSRTTVALCDKSGKEAWSATLTSWWRRGLIF; translated from the exons atggagaggatgaggaagatcAAACGGCAGCTGTCATTCACcctggggaggggaggggacgGGACGCTGAGTGACACCATCaaccaggaagtgacatcacacaGTGACTCAG AGGTGGTGTCTCTTCGTGGTTCTTCTGGAGTTTTGAAGGTTCGAGGTTCGTCTTCTTCAGTTCGTCTTCTTCAGTCCTACAGCAGCTCCCTACGGAAACCTGGAGGCCTCGGACGAAGTCTGAGCTCCTACCTGAACCACACAGCTCGACTGG AGATCGTCCATGAGGATGTAAAGATAAGTTCAGATAGAGAAAGTGATCCGGCTTCTTCTTCAGACAACGTTCTGAGTCCAGTGAGAGTGAGACTGAGAAACAAGAAGATCGCAACTGAG gaCATTAACAAACGTCTCTCATTACCGGCCGACATTCGTCTTCCAGACGGTTACCTGGAGAAGTTTAATCTGATTGGTCCAGCTCTGTTTGAGGAGCCAATCAGCAGACGACTACGTAGAGTGTCCCTG TCAGAGATTGGTTTTGGGAAACTGGAGACGTACATCAAACTGGACAAACTGGGAGAG GGGACTTACGCTACAGTGTATAAAGGTCGCAGTAAACTGACCGAGAACCTTGTGGCCTTGAAGGAGATTCGATTGGAACATGAAGAAGGAGCTCCATGTACTGCTATCAGAGAAG TGTCTCTGTTGAAGGATCTGAAACACGCAAACATCGTCACGCTTCACGACATCATCCACACACAGAAGTCCCTCACACTGGTGTTTGAGTATctg GACAAAGATCTGAAACAGTACCTGGACGACTGTGGAAACATCATCAATGTTCACAACGTCAAA CTCTTCCTGTTCCAGCTGTTGAGAGGTTTGTCGTACTGTCATCGGAGGAAGGTTCTCCACAGAGACCTGAAACCACAAAACCTGCTGATCAACGAGCGAGGAGAGCTCAAACTGGCAGACTTTGGTGagttaaatg gtctAGCACGAGCAAAATCAATCCCAACAAAGACGTACTCTAATGAGGTGGTGACGCTGTGGTACCGACCGCCGGACATCCTGTTGGGCAGCACTAACTACTCCACTCATATCGACATGTG gGGTGTTGGTTGTATCTTCTATGAGATGATGACAGGTCGACCTCTGTTTCCTGGTTCcacagtggaggaggagcttcACTTCATCTTCAAACTCCTGG GTACTCCCACAGAGCAGAGCTGGTCTGGGATCAGTTCTAATGACCAATTTGTGGCGCAAAACTATCCTCTCTACCGAGCTGAGAGACTGAGTAACCACACTCCCAG GCTCAGCAGTGAAGGAGTGGAGCTGTTGTCAAAGTTCCTGCAG TTTGAAGGGAAGAAGAGGATCTCAGCAGCCGAGTCAATGAATCATCGTTATTTCAGTAACCTTGGAAACAGAGTCATGACGCTTCTCGACA CAATGTCCATTTTCAGTCTGCCAGAGATTCAACTCGAAAAAGAAACAATCAGACCAACACTCACCTCTGATGCAG ATATCTACAGATCGATGACAATGAGCAGCACCATCCATAgaggaagatcatgtgatatgacTGTAAGCTCCAGAACAACAGTCGCTTTATG TGACAAGTCCGGCAAAGAGGCGTGGTCTGCTACTCTGACATCATGGTGGAGGCGTGGTCTGATCTTCTGA
- the cdk16 gene encoding cyclin-dependent kinase 16 isoform X2, translated as MFVLFSFYSFFSSLHHLFIIPPSPLHHPSITSSSSFHHLFIIPPSPLHHPSITSSPLHHPSITSSSSRHHLSIIPPSPHHPSITSPSPLHHPSITSSSSLHHLSITSSSSLHYLFIIPPSPLHHPSITSSSSLHHLFIIPPSPLHHPSITSPSPLHLPSITSLSSLHHLFIIPPSPHHHHVSEVVSLRGSSGVLKVRGSSSSVRLLQSYSSSLRKPGGLGRSLSSYLNHTARLEIVHEDVKISSDRESDPASSSDNVLSPVRVRLRNKKIATEDINKRLSLPADIRLPDGYLEKFNLIGPALFEEPISRRLRRVSLSEIGFGKLETYIKLDKLGEGTYATVYKGRSKLTENLVALKEIRLEHEEGAPCTAIREVSLLKDLKHANIVTLHDIIHTQKSLTLVFEYLDKDLKQYLDDCGNIINVHNVKLFLFQLLRGLSYCHRRKVLHRDLKPQNLLINERGELKLADFGLARAKSIPTKTYSNEVVTLWYRPPDILLGSTNYSTHIDMWGVGCIFYEMMTGRPLFPGSTVEEELHFIFKLLGTPTEQSWSGISSNDQFVAQNYPLYRAERLSNHTPRLSSEGVELLSKFLQFEGKKRISAAESMNHRYFSNLGNRVMTLLDTMSIFSLPEIQLEKETIRPTLTSDADIYRSMTMSSTIHRGRSCDMTVSSRTTVALCDKSGKEAWSATLTSWWRRGLIF; from the exons atgtttgttttgttttctttttactcctttttttcatccctccatcacctCTTCATCATCCCTCCATCACCTCTTCATCATCCTTCCATCACCTCTTCATCATCCTTCCATCACCTCTTCATCATCCCTCCATCACCTCTTCATCATCCCTCCATCACCTCATCACCTCTTCATCATCCTTCCATCACCTCTTCATCATCCCGCCATCACCTCTCCATCATCCCTCCATCACCTCATCATCCCTCCATCACCTCTCCATCACCTCTTCATCATCCTTCCATCACCTCTTCATCATCCCTCCATCACCTCTCCATCACCTCTTCATCTTCCCTCCATTACCTCTTTATCATCCCTCCATCACCTCTTCATCATCCCTCCATCACCTCTTCATCATCCCTCCATCACCTCTTCATCATCCCTCCATCACCTCTTCATCATCCCTCCATCACCTCTCCATCACCTCTTCATCTTCCCTCCATTACCTCTTTATCATCCCTCCATCACCTCTTCATCATCCCTCCATCACCACATCATCACCATGTTTCAGAGGTGGTGTCTCTTCGTGGTTCTTCTGGAGTTTTGAAGGTTCGAGGTTCGTCTTCTTCAGTTCGTCTTCTTCAGTCCTACAGCAGCTCCCTACGGAAACCTGGAGGCCTCGGACGAAGTCTGAGCTCCTACCTGAACCACACAGCTCGACTGG AGATCGTCCATGAGGATGTAAAGATAAGTTCAGATAGAGAAAGTGATCCGGCTTCTTCTTCAGACAACGTTCTGAGTCCAGTGAGAGTGAGACTGAGAAACAAGAAGATCGCAACTGAG gaCATTAACAAACGTCTCTCATTACCGGCCGACATTCGTCTTCCAGACGGTTACCTGGAGAAGTTTAATCTGATTGGTCCAGCTCTGTTTGAGGAGCCAATCAGCAGACGACTACGTAGAGTGTCCCTG TCAGAGATTGGTTTTGGGAAACTGGAGACGTACATCAAACTGGACAAACTGGGAGAG GGGACTTACGCTACAGTGTATAAAGGTCGCAGTAAACTGACCGAGAACCTTGTGGCCTTGAAGGAGATTCGATTGGAACATGAAGAAGGAGCTCCATGTACTGCTATCAGAGAAG TGTCTCTGTTGAAGGATCTGAAACACGCAAACATCGTCACGCTTCACGACATCATCCACACACAGAAGTCCCTCACACTGGTGTTTGAGTATctg GACAAAGATCTGAAACAGTACCTGGACGACTGTGGAAACATCATCAATGTTCACAACGTCAAA CTCTTCCTGTTCCAGCTGTTGAGAGGTTTGTCGTACTGTCATCGGAGGAAGGTTCTCCACAGAGACCTGAAACCACAAAACCTGCTGATCAACGAGCGAGGAGAGCTCAAACTGGCAGACTTTG gtctAGCACGAGCAAAATCAATCCCAACAAAGACGTACTCTAATGAGGTGGTGACGCTGTGGTACCGACCGCCGGACATCCTGTTGGGCAGCACTAACTACTCCACTCATATCGACATGTG gGGTGTTGGTTGTATCTTCTATGAGATGATGACAGGTCGACCTCTGTTTCCTGGTTCcacagtggaggaggagcttcACTTCATCTTCAAACTCCTGG GTACTCCCACAGAGCAGAGCTGGTCTGGGATCAGTTCTAATGACCAATTTGTGGCGCAAAACTATCCTCTCTACCGAGCTGAGAGACTGAGTAACCACACTCCCAG GCTCAGCAGTGAAGGAGTGGAGCTGTTGTCAAAGTTCCTGCAG TTTGAAGGGAAGAAGAGGATCTCAGCAGCCGAGTCAATGAATCATCGTTATTTCAGTAACCTTGGAAACAGAGTCATGACGCTTCTCGACA CAATGTCCATTTTCAGTCTGCCAGAGATTCAACTCGAAAAAGAAACAATCAGACCAACACTCACCTCTGATGCAG ATATCTACAGATCGATGACAATGAGCAGCACCATCCATAgaggaagatcatgtgatatgacTGTAAGCTCCAGAACAACAGTCGCTTTATG TGACAAGTCCGGCAAAGAGGCGTGGTCTGCTACTCTGACATCATGGTGGAGGCGTGGTCTGATCTTCTGA
- the cdk16 gene encoding cyclin-dependent kinase 16 isoform X7: MERMRKIKRQLSFTLGRGGDGTLSDTINQEVTSHSDSEIVHEDVKISSDRESDPASSSDNVLSPVRVRLRNKKIATEDINKRLSLPADIRLPDGYLEKFNLIGPALFEEPISRRLRRVSLSEIGFGKLETYIKLDKLGEGTYATVYKGRSKLTENLVALKEIRLEHEEGAPCTAIREVSLLKDLKHANIVTLHDIIHTQKSLTLVFEYLDKDLKQYLDDCGNIINVHNVKLFLFQLLRGLSYCHRRKVLHRDLKPQNLLINERGELKLADFGELNGLARAKSIPTKTYSNEVVTLWYRPPDILLGSTNYSTHIDMWGVGCIFYEMMTGRPLFPGSTVEEELHFIFKLLGTPTEQSWSGISSNDQFVAQNYPLYRAERLSNHTPRLSSEGVELLSKFLQFEGKKRISAAESMNHRYFSNLGNRVMTLLDTMSIFSLPEIQLEKETIRPTLTSDADIYRSMTMSSTIHRGRSCDMTVSSRTTVALCDKSGKEAWSATLTSWWRRGLIF; encoded by the exons atggagaggatgaggaagatcAAACGGCAGCTGTCATTCACcctggggaggggaggggacgGGACGCTGAGTGACACCATCaaccaggaagtgacatcacacaGTGACTCAG AGATCGTCCATGAGGATGTAAAGATAAGTTCAGATAGAGAAAGTGATCCGGCTTCTTCTTCAGACAACGTTCTGAGTCCAGTGAGAGTGAGACTGAGAAACAAGAAGATCGCAACTGAG gaCATTAACAAACGTCTCTCATTACCGGCCGACATTCGTCTTCCAGACGGTTACCTGGAGAAGTTTAATCTGATTGGTCCAGCTCTGTTTGAGGAGCCAATCAGCAGACGACTACGTAGAGTGTCCCTG TCAGAGATTGGTTTTGGGAAACTGGAGACGTACATCAAACTGGACAAACTGGGAGAG GGGACTTACGCTACAGTGTATAAAGGTCGCAGTAAACTGACCGAGAACCTTGTGGCCTTGAAGGAGATTCGATTGGAACATGAAGAAGGAGCTCCATGTACTGCTATCAGAGAAG TGTCTCTGTTGAAGGATCTGAAACACGCAAACATCGTCACGCTTCACGACATCATCCACACACAGAAGTCCCTCACACTGGTGTTTGAGTATctg GACAAAGATCTGAAACAGTACCTGGACGACTGTGGAAACATCATCAATGTTCACAACGTCAAA CTCTTCCTGTTCCAGCTGTTGAGAGGTTTGTCGTACTGTCATCGGAGGAAGGTTCTCCACAGAGACCTGAAACCACAAAACCTGCTGATCAACGAGCGAGGAGAGCTCAAACTGGCAGACTTTGGTGagttaaatg gtctAGCACGAGCAAAATCAATCCCAACAAAGACGTACTCTAATGAGGTGGTGACGCTGTGGTACCGACCGCCGGACATCCTGTTGGGCAGCACTAACTACTCCACTCATATCGACATGTG gGGTGTTGGTTGTATCTTCTATGAGATGATGACAGGTCGACCTCTGTTTCCTGGTTCcacagtggaggaggagcttcACTTCATCTTCAAACTCCTGG GTACTCCCACAGAGCAGAGCTGGTCTGGGATCAGTTCTAATGACCAATTTGTGGCGCAAAACTATCCTCTCTACCGAGCTGAGAGACTGAGTAACCACACTCCCAG GCTCAGCAGTGAAGGAGTGGAGCTGTTGTCAAAGTTCCTGCAG TTTGAAGGGAAGAAGAGGATCTCAGCAGCCGAGTCAATGAATCATCGTTATTTCAGTAACCTTGGAAACAGAGTCATGACGCTTCTCGACA CAATGTCCATTTTCAGTCTGCCAGAGATTCAACTCGAAAAAGAAACAATCAGACCAACACTCACCTCTGATGCAG ATATCTACAGATCGATGACAATGAGCAGCACCATCCATAgaggaagatcatgtgatatgacTGTAAGCTCCAGAACAACAGTCGCTTTATG TGACAAGTCCGGCAAAGAGGCGTGGTCTGCTACTCTGACATCATGGTGGAGGCGTGGTCTGATCTTCTGA
- the cdk16 gene encoding cyclin-dependent kinase 16 isoform X8, translated as MERMRKIKRQLSFTLGRGGDGTLSDTINQEVTSHSDSEIVHEDVKISSDRESDPASSSDNVLSPVRVRLRNKKIATEDINKRLSLPADIRLPDGYLEKFNLIGPALFEEPISRRLRRVSLSEIGFGKLETYIKLDKLGEGTYATVYKGRSKLTENLVALKEIRLEHEEGAPCTAIREVSLLKDLKHANIVTLHDIIHTQKSLTLVFEYLDKDLKQYLDDCGNIINVHNVKLFLFQLLRGLSYCHRRKVLHRDLKPQNLLINERGELKLADFGLARAKSIPTKTYSNEVVTLWYRPPDILLGSTNYSTHIDMWGVGCIFYEMMTGRPLFPGSTVEEELHFIFKLLGTPTEQSWSGISSNDQFVAQNYPLYRAERLSNHTPRLSSEGVELLSKFLQFEGKKRISAAESMNHRYFSNLGNRVMTLLDTMSIFSLPEIQLEKETIRPTLTSDADIYRSMTMSSTIHRGRSCDMTVSSRTTVALCDKSGKEAWSATLTSWWRRGLIF; from the exons atggagaggatgaggaagatcAAACGGCAGCTGTCATTCACcctggggaggggaggggacgGGACGCTGAGTGACACCATCaaccaggaagtgacatcacacaGTGACTCAG AGATCGTCCATGAGGATGTAAAGATAAGTTCAGATAGAGAAAGTGATCCGGCTTCTTCTTCAGACAACGTTCTGAGTCCAGTGAGAGTGAGACTGAGAAACAAGAAGATCGCAACTGAG gaCATTAACAAACGTCTCTCATTACCGGCCGACATTCGTCTTCCAGACGGTTACCTGGAGAAGTTTAATCTGATTGGTCCAGCTCTGTTTGAGGAGCCAATCAGCAGACGACTACGTAGAGTGTCCCTG TCAGAGATTGGTTTTGGGAAACTGGAGACGTACATCAAACTGGACAAACTGGGAGAG GGGACTTACGCTACAGTGTATAAAGGTCGCAGTAAACTGACCGAGAACCTTGTGGCCTTGAAGGAGATTCGATTGGAACATGAAGAAGGAGCTCCATGTACTGCTATCAGAGAAG TGTCTCTGTTGAAGGATCTGAAACACGCAAACATCGTCACGCTTCACGACATCATCCACACACAGAAGTCCCTCACACTGGTGTTTGAGTATctg GACAAAGATCTGAAACAGTACCTGGACGACTGTGGAAACATCATCAATGTTCACAACGTCAAA CTCTTCCTGTTCCAGCTGTTGAGAGGTTTGTCGTACTGTCATCGGAGGAAGGTTCTCCACAGAGACCTGAAACCACAAAACCTGCTGATCAACGAGCGAGGAGAGCTCAAACTGGCAGACTTTG gtctAGCACGAGCAAAATCAATCCCAACAAAGACGTACTCTAATGAGGTGGTGACGCTGTGGTACCGACCGCCGGACATCCTGTTGGGCAGCACTAACTACTCCACTCATATCGACATGTG gGGTGTTGGTTGTATCTTCTATGAGATGATGACAGGTCGACCTCTGTTTCCTGGTTCcacagtggaggaggagcttcACTTCATCTTCAAACTCCTGG GTACTCCCACAGAGCAGAGCTGGTCTGGGATCAGTTCTAATGACCAATTTGTGGCGCAAAACTATCCTCTCTACCGAGCTGAGAGACTGAGTAACCACACTCCCAG GCTCAGCAGTGAAGGAGTGGAGCTGTTGTCAAAGTTCCTGCAG TTTGAAGGGAAGAAGAGGATCTCAGCAGCCGAGTCAATGAATCATCGTTATTTCAGTAACCTTGGAAACAGAGTCATGACGCTTCTCGACA CAATGTCCATTTTCAGTCTGCCAGAGATTCAACTCGAAAAAGAAACAATCAGACCAACACTCACCTCTGATGCAG ATATCTACAGATCGATGACAATGAGCAGCACCATCCATAgaggaagatcatgtgatatgacTGTAAGCTCCAGAACAACAGTCGCTTTATG TGACAAGTCCGGCAAAGAGGCGTGGTCTGCTACTCTGACATCATGGTGGAGGCGTGGTCTGATCTTCTGA
- the cdk16 gene encoding cyclin-dependent kinase 16 isoform X6 encodes MERMRKIKRQLSFTLGRGGDGTLSDTINQEVTSHSDSEVVSLRGSSGVLKVRGSSSSVRLLQSYSSSLRKPGGLGRSLSSYLNHTARLEIVHEDVKISSDRESDPASSSDNVLSPVRVRLRNKKIATEDINKRLSLPADIRLPDGYLEKFNLIGPALFEEPISRRLRRVSLSEIGFGKLETYIKLDKLGEGTYATVYKGRSKLTENLVALKEIRLEHEEGAPCTAIREVSLLKDLKHANIVTLHDIIHTQKSLTLVFEYLDKDLKQYLDDCGNIINVHNVKLFLFQLLRGLSYCHRRKVLHRDLKPQNLLINERGELKLADFGLARAKSIPTKTYSNEVVTLWYRPPDILLGSTNYSTHIDMWGVGCIFYEMMTGRPLFPGSTVEEELHFIFKLLGTPTEQSWSGISSNDQFVAQNYPLYRAERLSNHTPRLSSEGVELLSKFLQFEGKKRISAAESMNHRYFSNLGNRVMTLLDTMSIFSLPEIQLEKETIRPTLTSDADIYRSMTMSSTIHRGRSCDMTVSSRTTVALCDKSGKEAWSATLTSWWRRGLIF; translated from the exons atggagaggatgaggaagatcAAACGGCAGCTGTCATTCACcctggggaggggaggggacgGGACGCTGAGTGACACCATCaaccaggaagtgacatcacacaGTGACTCAG AGGTGGTGTCTCTTCGTGGTTCTTCTGGAGTTTTGAAGGTTCGAGGTTCGTCTTCTTCAGTTCGTCTTCTTCAGTCCTACAGCAGCTCCCTACGGAAACCTGGAGGCCTCGGACGAAGTCTGAGCTCCTACCTGAACCACACAGCTCGACTGG AGATCGTCCATGAGGATGTAAAGATAAGTTCAGATAGAGAAAGTGATCCGGCTTCTTCTTCAGACAACGTTCTGAGTCCAGTGAGAGTGAGACTGAGAAACAAGAAGATCGCAACTGAG gaCATTAACAAACGTCTCTCATTACCGGCCGACATTCGTCTTCCAGACGGTTACCTGGAGAAGTTTAATCTGATTGGTCCAGCTCTGTTTGAGGAGCCAATCAGCAGACGACTACGTAGAGTGTCCCTG TCAGAGATTGGTTTTGGGAAACTGGAGACGTACATCAAACTGGACAAACTGGGAGAG GGGACTTACGCTACAGTGTATAAAGGTCGCAGTAAACTGACCGAGAACCTTGTGGCCTTGAAGGAGATTCGATTGGAACATGAAGAAGGAGCTCCATGTACTGCTATCAGAGAAG TGTCTCTGTTGAAGGATCTGAAACACGCAAACATCGTCACGCTTCACGACATCATCCACACACAGAAGTCCCTCACACTGGTGTTTGAGTATctg GACAAAGATCTGAAACAGTACCTGGACGACTGTGGAAACATCATCAATGTTCACAACGTCAAA CTCTTCCTGTTCCAGCTGTTGAGAGGTTTGTCGTACTGTCATCGGAGGAAGGTTCTCCACAGAGACCTGAAACCACAAAACCTGCTGATCAACGAGCGAGGAGAGCTCAAACTGGCAGACTTTG gtctAGCACGAGCAAAATCAATCCCAACAAAGACGTACTCTAATGAGGTGGTGACGCTGTGGTACCGACCGCCGGACATCCTGTTGGGCAGCACTAACTACTCCACTCATATCGACATGTG gGGTGTTGGTTGTATCTTCTATGAGATGATGACAGGTCGACCTCTGTTTCCTGGTTCcacagtggaggaggagcttcACTTCATCTTCAAACTCCTGG GTACTCCCACAGAGCAGAGCTGGTCTGGGATCAGTTCTAATGACCAATTTGTGGCGCAAAACTATCCTCTCTACCGAGCTGAGAGACTGAGTAACCACACTCCCAG GCTCAGCAGTGAAGGAGTGGAGCTGTTGTCAAAGTTCCTGCAG TTTGAAGGGAAGAAGAGGATCTCAGCAGCCGAGTCAATGAATCATCGTTATTTCAGTAACCTTGGAAACAGAGTCATGACGCTTCTCGACA CAATGTCCATTTTCAGTCTGCCAGAGATTCAACTCGAAAAAGAAACAATCAGACCAACACTCACCTCTGATGCAG ATATCTACAGATCGATGACAATGAGCAGCACCATCCATAgaggaagatcatgtgatatgacTGTAAGCTCCAGAACAACAGTCGCTTTATG TGACAAGTCCGGCAAAGAGGCGTGGTCTGCTACTCTGACATCATGGTGGAGGCGTGGTCTGATCTTCTGA